The stretch of DNA CTTAAACCACCAGCAGCATAGCTTTTGTGACCTCGCACCGGCAAAACCGCTTTTTATAATCGGCATATAACCGGGCCTCGGCTACCCTATGGCGCAAGGAGGTAGATATGACAAGAGGTTTTCTCAGCCCAGCTTGGTCCGCACTGTTCACGCTCCTGCTGCTTTGCTTTGGTAGCGCTCTGGCAGAGCCCACGACAAGCCTCAGCGTGGAGGTGATAGGAGGTGCCCATGCGGGCAGGCACGATTTAGCCTCTGGAGACAGCTACTGCACGATTGGCAGTGGCGACAAGGATAGCTGGTACACGCTCTTTGGTAACGATGCGCCCGGCCCCGCTGGTCTCAGCATCTTTGTGCTCACCATTCCCCATATAGCAACGATTGGCGCGGGTACGTCGGATTTTTCTGTCGTCGCCGGTTTTGGCGCGTATGGCGAGGAGGGGTACACCGAGTACACCTTAGAGCCTGCCCAGGCCAACGGCTCGGGTACGCTCACGCTCCTGCAAGCAGGCCGAAAACGGGCGCTTGTCACGGCTGTGCCTACGGCCGATCCCCTGCCGCGCTGCACTCTGGGCGGCGCAACCCTGGGCGCTTGCCTGCTGGCGCCCTGAAAGGAAAGCGCATGAACAGAGCGAAAGCTTGGATCGTCCTCCTCACCGTCCTGGCGCTTGGCACGGGCATGTGGGCCGTCGCGAGGTCGACCAAGTGGGTTCGGGTGGCAGCGCGGGCGTCGCGAGCTTAAACGGCAAGAGCGGCAGCCTGGTGCTCGAGGCGGGAGACAACGTCACGGTGACCATCGGCGATGACGGCAAGATTACCGTGAGCGCCGCAGGGGCGCACTCACGTTGCCCTACAGCGCCCAGGTGGACAGCGGCGACGCGGCCTTTTCCATCACCAATGCCAGCGCGACAGCGCTAAGAGGCTCGACCACGAACGGCAACGGTGTTTACGGCTTTAGCGACGCCGGGGGCAACGGCCTAAGCGGCTACAGCGAGCAGGGCACCGGAGTCTTGGGCAGCACCAACACGGGAAGTGCGGGTGTCTACGGCTCCGCCAAGAGTTCGTCCGGCTAAGCGTGAGTGGCATCGAGACGCTCTTGCGCGCTTCGGTCGGCGAGCTGGTGGCGGTAGCCGTAATGCCGGGCGTGAGTGAGGCGAGCGTCGAGGTGAGGGCGAGCGAGGAAACCGTTGTGGCTGCCCGACTACAGCGCGGGCCAGCTCCTGGGCTACCGCCGCGAGCAGTTGGGCGATAGCAGCAGCGACCCGCCCGTCTTCACCCTTCTCGGCGCGACCAGCGTCCAAGGCGATCCCTTGGACGCTTCGGGCGACCTCTGGGTGAGCAGTGGCGATAAGGTCGTCAAGTACGAAGCCGCCCAGCTCGCCGCCTCGGGCAGCCCGGCGCCCGCCTTGGTCTTGAGCGGCCTGAGCGGGCTCGACCAGGGCTTTTCGGCCTTCAACCCGCCGCCCGCGGAGTTGCCGATCAGCCAAAGGTAGCCGCCTCGTTATGGCCTGGGCTCGGCGATAGGCCAGCCGAGCCCAGGCCGTTTCGTCGTTCTCGCCTTTCACGGTAGACTGGGTCCGCAACCGAACGGTGACACTAGCCCCAAAGGGAGCAGCGAGGATGCTCCGCTCACATGAAGGGAACGGTGGGATGGATAGGACCCAACGCTACACACGCGTGGACGCTATGTTAAACAAGTATGGCCAAGCGCATCTTCTGGCCTTTTACGACGAGTTGACAGGCGAGGAGAAGGACCATCTGCTGAGCGAGCTCGAGGCCCAGGACTGGCCGAGGCTAGAGGAGCTCATCAGCAGGCAGGTGCTCGCCCAACCGGGCGCGGAGCTGCCCGAGACTATCGAGCCGGCGCCTTACTATCCAAAGACTCCCACGGCCGAGCTCGAGGCCAAATACCAAGAGGCGCGCGCGCTCGGCGAGAGTTTGATCCGTAACGGCCAGGTGGCGGCCTTTACCGTAGCCGGCGGCCAGGGCACGCGCCTCGGCTGGGACGGTCCCAAGGGCACCTTTCCCGCCACGCCCGTGCTCGGCAAGCCGCTCTTTAGGGTCTTCGCCGAGTATCTGCGCAAGGTAGAGCAGAAGTACGGCCGGGCCGTGCCCTGGTACGTGATGACCAGCCCCCTCAACGACGCAGCCACGCGGGCTTTTTTCGAGGCACACGACCACTTCGGCCTGGACCCCGCGAACGTCATGCTCTTCGCCCAGGGCACCATGCCAAGCATCGGCATGGACGGCAAGGTGCTATTGGCTGGCAAAGGCGCCTTGGCGCTCAGTCCCGACGGCCACGGCGGCAGCTTGCGGGCGCTTCATACCAGCGGCGCCCTGGACGATATGGCCCGGCGCGGCGTCACCCAGATCAGCTACTTTCAAGTCGACAACCCGAGCGTCCACTGCGTCGACCCGCTCTTTCTCGGCCTGCACGCCCTGGACAGCGCCGAGATGTCGTCGAAGGGCTTACCCAAGACGGGACCCTCGGAAAGGGTGGGCAACTTTTGTCTCCTGGGCGGCAAGGTCGGCGTCATCGAGTACTCGGACATGCCCGCCGCGCTGGCCGAGGCGCGAGGCGAGGACGGGACGCTCGAGTTCAACCTGGGCTCGATCGCCATCCACGCCCTCGCGGTCGCCTTTGTGCGGCGCTTGAGCGAGGGTGGCCGCTTCGG from Deinococcota bacterium encodes:
- a CDS encoding UDPGP type 1 family protein, whose amino-acid sequence is MLNKYGQAHLLAFYDELTGEEKDHLLSELEAQDWPRLEELISRQVLAQPGAELPETIEPAPYYPKTPTAELEAKYQEARALGESLIRNGQVAAFTVAGGQGTRLGWDGPKGTFPATPVLGKPLFRVFAEYLRKVEQKYGRAVPWYVMTSPLNDAATRAFFEAHDHFGLDPANVMLFAQGTMPSIGMDGKVLLAGKGALALSPDGHGGSLRALHTSGALDDMARRGVTQISYFQVDNPSVHCVDPLFLGLHALDSAEMSSKGLPKTGPSERVGNFCLLGGKVGVIEYSDMPAALAEARGEDGTLEFNLGSIAIHALAVAFVRRLSEGGRFGLPFHRADKKVSHVDVATGEKVEPEAPNAVKLELFVFDALPLAETSIVLETSRVEEFAPIKNAAGADSPASSKRLQSQRAATWLAQAGVELPFGADGEVEAVLELSPLTAISAEDLAQADLPKRIERESEVVL